A region of Streptomyces deccanensis DNA encodes the following proteins:
- a CDS encoding alpha/beta fold hydrolase — protein sequence MKLVRRITSAVPDKVASAVLGPIPVGRDRALGLSERLAAATSLTSSLEYLTQRHEMGKGGMNDWDIAKDSIAHANPLLRRVIDIASGRRTTTALHVARAAVASAMLLPGRSAWRGAGSLFLGASSALLGPRQHYGSDGADQVATLVQIATGGARLVPSPAAKDALLWYVALQSNLSYLVSGWVKLLGPDWRDGSALPGVMRTHTYGHEGMHTWIRNNPRPAKLLAHGVLALECLFPLAYLKGGKLTRPVLASAAAFHLANGYFMGLGRFATAFPAMHPLIAYTAAPRTHPAVAGRDDRALPAALTLLAGATVAAGVTAVHRRMRATEGWRTSRVLTTRHGNRLQYEEMAAGDADRPVFVLASGLLSTSEHYAWISERLCYESSYGVITYARAGYAGSHRRVTTAYRLTESVDDLVDLVNGAVAPHRKVILVGHSIGGELARRAVAHLGDRVHGVVYLDSSHPDQFHRSPQQRVTGAGLAGNFTSMSRALRLGTGALLARPWWIKELPAAYQEKVFAQYADARMWDAARREWTALREDFEAFPGRLAPIEGVPALVISAQRTVDRDPEQLLMHRELAEAHRSAPTETVVVEGAGHDTLLINSRYAHQVTDRVLAFFRSLDERPRAARPGRSVTLEKEASR from the coding sequence ATGAAACTCGTCCGAAGGATCACCTCCGCGGTCCCGGACAAGGTCGCCTCAGCGGTGCTCGGCCCGATACCGGTCGGCCGGGACCGTGCGCTGGGCCTCTCGGAGCGGCTGGCCGCCGCGACGAGCCTCACCTCGTCCCTCGAATACCTCACCCAGCGCCACGAGATGGGCAAGGGGGGCATGAACGACTGGGACATCGCCAAGGACAGCATCGCGCACGCGAACCCCCTGCTGCGCCGAGTGATCGACATCGCCAGCGGACGCCGGACCACGACAGCCCTGCACGTCGCACGGGCCGCCGTCGCCTCCGCCATGCTGCTGCCGGGCCGGTCCGCCTGGCGCGGGGCGGGCAGCCTCTTCCTCGGTGCGTCCTCCGCCCTCCTCGGCCCCCGCCAGCACTACGGCAGCGACGGCGCCGACCAGGTGGCCACCCTCGTGCAGATCGCCACGGGCGGCGCCCGTCTGGTGCCCTCGCCGGCCGCCAAGGACGCCCTGCTGTGGTACGTCGCCCTCCAGTCCAACCTCTCCTACCTGGTCTCCGGCTGGGTCAAGCTGCTCGGCCCTGACTGGCGCGACGGATCCGCCCTGCCGGGGGTGATGCGCACGCACACCTACGGCCACGAGGGCATGCACACATGGATCCGGAACAACCCCCGGCCGGCCAAGCTGCTCGCCCACGGTGTGCTGGCGCTGGAGTGCCTCTTCCCGCTCGCCTATCTCAAGGGTGGCAAGCTGACCCGTCCCGTCCTCGCGAGTGCCGCCGCGTTCCATCTCGCCAACGGCTACTTCATGGGGCTCGGCAGGTTCGCCACCGCCTTCCCCGCGATGCACCCGCTGATCGCCTACACCGCGGCTCCCCGCACGCATCCCGCGGTGGCGGGCCGCGACGACCGCGCTCTGCCCGCCGCGCTCACCCTGCTCGCGGGCGCGACGGTGGCCGCGGGCGTCACCGCCGTGCACCGGCGCATGCGCGCCACCGAGGGCTGGCGGACCTCTCGCGTGCTGACGACCCGCCACGGCAACCGGCTCCAGTACGAGGAGATGGCGGCGGGGGACGCCGACCGGCCGGTCTTCGTGCTCGCCTCCGGTCTGCTGTCCACCAGCGAGCACTACGCCTGGATCAGCGAGCGCCTGTGCTACGAGAGTTCGTACGGCGTCATCACCTACGCCCGCGCCGGATACGCCGGAAGCCACCGCCGGGTGACCACCGCCTACCGTCTGACGGAGTCCGTCGACGACCTCGTCGACCTGGTCAACGGTGCCGTGGCACCGCACCGCAAGGTGATCCTCGTCGGCCACTCGATCGGCGGGGAGCTGGCCCGCCGTGCCGTCGCGCACCTCGGCGACCGGGTGCACGGTGTCGTCTACCTCGACTCCTCGCACCCCGACCAGTTCCACCGCTCCCCGCAGCAGCGGGTGACCGGTGCCGGCCTGGCCGGCAACTTCACCTCCATGAGCCGGGCCCTGCGCCTCGGCACCGGGGCCCTCCTCGCCCGCCCGTGGTGGATCAAGGAACTCCCCGCCGCCTACCAGGAGAAGGTCTTCGCCCAGTACGCCGACGCGCGGATGTGGGACGCGGCCCGCCGCGAATGGACGGCGCTGCGGGAGGACTTCGAGGCCTTCCCCGGTCGGCTCGCCCCGATCGAGGGCGTGCCCGCCTTGGTGATCTCCGCCCAGCGGACCGTCGACCGCGACCCCGAACAACTGCTGATGCACCGGGAACTCGCCGAGGCCCACCGATCGGCGCCCACCGAGACGGTGGTCGTCGAGGGCGCGGGCCACGACACCCTGCTGATCAACAGCCGCTACGCCCACCAGGTGACGGACCGTGTCCTCGCGTTCTTCCGGAGCCTCGACGAGCGTCCCCGCGCGGCCCGGCCCGGTCGTTCCGTCACCCTCGAGAAGGAGGCCTCCCGGTGA